In a single window of the Entelurus aequoreus isolate RoL-2023_Sb linkage group LG16, RoL_Eaeq_v1.1, whole genome shotgun sequence genome:
- the LOC133630964 gene encoding uncharacterized protein LOC133630964, with translation MMAARSESDSDRDSDDFSINLSEDERFVDEESASEGLVGSGSDSDREEAVRGIEPYRFEPDADEDGQEDAAAIDAGGAHDIDRLENTEWCTCQNCVNMETVAECVCCSEIEAVTRTMEEEGVKTCIIDHHGFPSVCLDEWVLQTAYNAYKQQYGMLQQQQNERRRHTAYRQFVRFCWGYLGKDIRVVLPACVVHKIRTTFPSMDYTGFQDVQ, from the exons atgatggccgccagatctgagagcgattctgaccgagatagcgacgatttctccattaatttgagcgaggatgaaagatttgtggatgaggaaagtgcaagtgaaggactagtggggagtggaagcgattcagatagggaagaagctgtgagagggatagagccatatcgctttgaacccgacgctgatgaagacggtcaggaggacgctgctgctattgatgctggaggagcacacgacatagatcgccttgagaatacagaatg gtgtacatgtcaaaactgtgtgaacatggagacagtggctgagtgtgtctgctgtagtgaaatagaggcagtgaccagaacgatggaggaggagggggtgaagacgtgcatcatagaccaccatggctttccatctgtgtgtctggatgaatgggtgctgcagacagcgtataacgcctacaaacagcaatatggcatgctgcagcaacagcaaaatga gcggagacgacacacagcctatcgacagtttgtccgcttctgctggggatatctgggaaaggacataagggtggtactaccagcttgtgtagtacataagattaggacaacattcccatcgatggactacacggggttccaagacgtgcagtga
- the LOC133631368 gene encoding uncharacterized protein LOC133631368 isoform X2 gives MNDPPLRPWVAIAKDGQILCCHCTCMAGLGETCSHSAASLFALETLIRMKTATPCTSLPCQWLKPSASHIEYAEGCNIDFARPAQKRKSEVSTPEESAARKLLNVPPPTEEQKAAFYKALSECGGRLAILSIVPDYADNFEPRAVKRKLPVPLSQLYDSGNMKLSLDELALKCRSELEKLHSITRKQISAVEEESWGQATSTTWFQQRAGRITASNFKATTRTNVSKPSKSLIKRICYPELCRFSTAATRWGCDHESDLRKRYGMIMTQRHTGLNVDETGFHMSADRPYFGASPDGLLSCDCCGKGCLEIKCPFCIKDKGVEEVAGESKAVCLEQKSNGNCVLRGDHQYYYQVQSQLYCTGRKYCDFVVWKENLLFIQRIIPDDSFLANELAKMDNFYLRCIMPELLAKVYTVEQSVATTASASEEFVCYCRNPPTEDMLVCKSKNCSIKAFHMKCLGIKRVPQRWFCPNCKKLEVKQKKLFL, from the exons ATGAATGATCCTCCCCTCAGACCTTGGGTAGCAATAGCGAAAGATGGTCAGATCCTGTGCTGCCACTGTACCTGCATGGCTGGATTGGGTGAAACATGTTCACATTCAGCAGCATCCCTGTTCGCCCTGGAGACATTAATACGTATGAAGACAGCCACTCCATGCACATCACTACCTTGTCAGTGGCTGAAACCATCAGCATCGCACATAGAATATGCTGAAGGATGCAATATCGATTTTGCCCGTCCAGCCCAGAAACGAAAGTCAGAAGTTTCAACTCCTGAGGAAAGTGCTGCGAGAAAACTGCTGAATGTTCCTCCACCAACTGAAGAGCAGAAAGCTGCCTTTTACAAGGCTTTGTCTGAATGCGGTGGAAGACTAGCAATTTTGAGCATTGTCCCTGACTATGCTGACAACTTTGAGCCAAGGGCAGTGAAGCGAAAGCTTCCTGTACCTCTCTCACAGCTGTACGATTCTGGCAATATGAAACTCAGCCTAGATGAACTTGCACTGAAATGCCGGTCAGAGCTGGAAAAGTTACATTCCATTACCAGAAAGCAG ATATCTGCAGTTGAAGAAGAGTCCTGGGGCCAAGCAACATCAACAACTTGGTTTCAACAAAGAGCTGGGCGAATTACGGCCTCGAATTTTAAGGCAACGACCAGGACCAATGTCTCAAAGCCATCCAAGTCATTGATCAAGAGAATCTGCTATCCTGAACTGTGTAGATTTTCAACAGCCGCAACTAG atGGGGTTGCGATCACGAGTCGGACTTAAGGAAGCGGTACGGAATGATAATGACCCAGCGGCACACTGGCCTAAACGTTGACGAAACCGGATTCCACATGTCTGCCGACCGTCCATATTTTGGCGCATCACCGGATGGGCTACTCTCGTGTGACTGCTGTGGCAAAGGGTGCCTCGAAATTAAGTGTCCCTTCTGCATCAAAGATAAAGGAGTGGAAGAGGTTGCTGGTGAGTCCAAGGCGGTCTGTTTGGAGCAGAAATCGAACGGCAATTGCGTGCTACGTGGAGACCACCAGTATTATTACCAAGTACAATCACAACTGTATTGTACTGGCAGGAAGTACTGTGACTTTGTCGTATGGAAGGAGAATCTACTCTTTATTCAGCGCATCATTCCTGATGATTCCTTCCTGGCAAACGAACTGGCCAAGATGGACAATTTCTATCTCCGTTGTATTATGCCAGAGCTATTAGCTAAAGTGTACACGGTAGAACAATCTGTTGCTACCACTGCATCCGCTTCGGAAGAGTTTGTTTGCTACTGCCGTAACCCTCCCACTGAGGATATGTTGGTTTGTAAATCCAAGAACTGCAGCATCAAAGCATTCCACATGAAATGTCTTGGCATAAAACGAGTCCCACAACGATGGTTTTGCCCTAACTGTAAGAAGTTGGAAGTAAAACAGAAAAAGTTGTTTCTGTAA
- the LOC133631368 gene encoding uncharacterized protein LOC133631368 isoform X1, with protein sequence MADLLSNEVVHLDEESKKRYREKLNLVGTTDPYLLPRSMLKSPEHFATADLPDLSYPDIYNYLVDSPSPYTGKDLKAYKSLDAYKYFTAGFVHDGLIWQIPNKNRFLLMTKVKHSQRMNDPPLRPWVAIAKDGQILCCHCTCMAGLGETCSHSAASLFALETLIRMKTATPCTSLPCQWLKPSASHIEYAEGCNIDFARPAQKRKSEVSTPEESAARKLLNVPPPTEEQKAAFYKALSECGGRLAILSIVPDYADNFEPRAVKRKLPVPLSQLYDSGNMKLSLDELALKCRSELEKLHSITRKQISAVEEESWGQATSTTWFQQRAGRITASNFKATTRTNVSKPSKSLIKRICYPELCRFSTAATRWGCDHESDLRKRYGMIMTQRHTGLNVDETGFHMSADRPYFGASPDGLLSCDCCGKGCLEIKCPFCIKDKGVEEVAGESKAVCLEQKSNGNCVLRGDHQYYYQVQSQLYCTGRKYCDFVVWKENLLFIQRIIPDDSFLANELAKMDNFYLRCIMPELLAKVYTVEQSVATTASASEEFVCYCRNPPTEDMLVCKSKNCSIKAFHMKCLGIKRVPQRWFCPNCKKLEVKQKKLFL encoded by the exons atggctgatttgctatccaatgaagttgtgcatttggatgaagagtccaagaaacgttaccgagagaagttgaaccttgttggcacaacggatccgtaccttttaccgagaagcatgctaaaatcacctgagcattttgcaacagccgacctgcctgatctctcatatccagacatttataattacctcgtcgattcaccatctccgtacactggaaaggaccttaaggcatacaagagtctggatgcctacaagtattttacagcaggttttgtgcatgatgggctgatatggcagattccaaacaagaatcgatttcttctcatgaccaag GTAAAACACTCTCAACGGATGAATGATCCTCCCCTCAGACCTTGGGTAGCAATAGCGAAAGATGGTCAGATCCTGTGCTGCCACTGTACCTGCATGGCTGGATTGGGTGAAACATGTTCACATTCAGCAGCATCCCTGTTCGCCCTGGAGACATTAATACGTATGAAGACAGCCACTCCATGCACATCACTACCTTGTCAGTGGCTGAAACCATCAGCATCGCACATAGAATATGCTGAAGGATGCAATATCGATTTTGCCCGTCCAGCCCAGAAACGAAAGTCAGAAGTTTCAACTCCTGAGGAAAGTGCTGCGAGAAAACTGCTGAATGTTCCTCCACCAACTGAAGAGCAGAAAGCTGCCTTTTACAAGGCTTTGTCTGAATGCGGTGGAAGACTAGCAATTTTGAGCATTGTCCCTGACTATGCTGACAACTTTGAGCCAAGGGCAGTGAAGCGAAAGCTTCCTGTACCTCTCTCACAGCTGTACGATTCTGGCAATATGAAACTCAGCCTAGATGAACTTGCACTGAAATGCCGGTCAGAGCTGGAAAAGTTACATTCCATTACCAGAAAGCAG ATATCTGCAGTTGAAGAAGAGTCCTGGGGCCAAGCAACATCAACAACTTGGTTTCAACAAAGAGCTGGGCGAATTACGGCCTCGAATTTTAAGGCAACGACCAGGACCAATGTCTCAAAGCCATCCAAGTCATTGATCAAGAGAATCTGCTATCCTGAACTGTGTAGATTTTCAACAGCCGCAACTAG atGGGGTTGCGATCACGAGTCGGACTTAAGGAAGCGGTACGGAATGATAATGACCCAGCGGCACACTGGCCTAAACGTTGACGAAACCGGATTCCACATGTCTGCCGACCGTCCATATTTTGGCGCATCACCGGATGGGCTACTCTCGTGTGACTGCTGTGGCAAAGGGTGCCTCGAAATTAAGTGTCCCTTCTGCATCAAAGATAAAGGAGTGGAAGAGGTTGCTGGTGAGTCCAAGGCGGTCTGTTTGGAGCAGAAATCGAACGGCAATTGCGTGCTACGTGGAGACCACCAGTATTATTACCAAGTACAATCACAACTGTATTGTACTGGCAGGAAGTACTGTGACTTTGTCGTATGGAAGGAGAATCTACTCTTTATTCAGCGCATCATTCCTGATGATTCCTTCCTGGCAAACGAACTGGCCAAGATGGACAATTTCTATCTCCGTTGTATTATGCCAGAGCTATTAGCTAAAGTGTACACGGTAGAACAATCTGTTGCTACCACTGCATCCGCTTCGGAAGAGTTTGTTTGCTACTGCCGTAACCCTCCCACTGAGGATATGTTGGTTTGTAAATCCAAGAACTGCAGCATCAAAGCATTCCACATGAAATGTCTTGGCATAAAACGAGTCCCACAACGATGGTTTTGCCCTAACTGTAAGAAGTTGGAAGTAAAACAGAAAAAGTTGTTTCTGTAA